The genome window GTGGTGGCGCTGCTGGGTTTCCCGCCGTTCAGCCTCTTCGCCTCCGAACTGGGCATCGCCCGCGCCGGATTCGCCGCCGGAGCCGGGCTGAGCTGGGTCACGGCCGCCGCCCTCCTGCTGGTCCTGATCGCCTTCGCGGCGCTGGCCACCCGCACCGCCCGGATGCTGCTCGGCCCCGGGGAGCCATCCGGGGAAAGCCCCTCCGCCCTGTGGCCGCTGGTTCTCGGCCTCATGGCCTGCGCCGCCCTCGGCATCGCCACCGGCCCGCTGGGCGACCTGCTCACCCAGGCCGCCGCCGTCCTCGAAAGGCCCTGACCGATGCGCACCGTGCAGGACGTCCCCGCCGCCGAACTGCCCAAGCGGGCCGAGGTGCTGCTGCGCGACGGACACCGTCTCGCCCTGCTCGCCGCCCACCACGACGCTGACGCCGTACGCCTCGTCTACCTCTTCGTCTCCGGGCCGCCCGACACCCGCATCGAACTCCACGTGCGCCTCGACCCTGCCCGGCCCGAGGTGCCCAGCCTGGCCCATCTCTCCTTCCCCGCCGGCCGGTTCGAACGCGAGATGCACGACCTGCACGGCATCGTCCCCCTCGACCACCCCCAACCCCGCCGCCTGGTACGCCACTTCCACTGGCCCAAGGGCTGGTACCCGATGCACCCCGACGCCGGCAACCCGCCCGCCTTCGGCGAACAGGAAGGGCCCTACCCCTTCCTTGAGGTCACGGGCGACGGCGTCTACGAGATCCCCGTCGGCCCGGTGCACGCCGGGATCATCGAGCCCGGCCACTTCCGGTTCTCCGTCGTCGGCGAGACCATCCTCAAACTCAAGGCCCGCCTCTGGTTCGTGCACAAGGGCATCGAGAAGCTCTTCCAGGGCCGCAGTATCGTGGCCGGGCTGCCGCTGGCCGAGCGCATCAGCGGCGACACCGCCGTCGGCCACGCCCTCGCCTACTGCCTCGCCGTCGAGGAGGCCACCGGCACGACGGTGCCCGAACAGGCCCAGTGCGCCCGCGCCCTGCTCCTGGAACTCGAACGCCTCCACAACCACGTCGCCGACCTCGGCATGCTCTGCAACGACGTCGGGTACGGCATCCTCAACGCCCACGCCCAGCGGGTGCGCGAACACCTCCTGCGCCTCAACCACACGGTGACCGGGCACCGGCTGCTGCGCGGCGGCGTCGTCCCCGGCGGCAGCGCCCTGCACCACCTGCCCGGCCGCAACCAGATGGACGCCATCGGCGCCGACATCCACGAGATCGTCCGGCTGGCGCTCGGCCACTCCACCGTCCACGACCGCTTCACCGGCACCGCGATCCTGCCTACCCAGGCCGCCCGCGACATCGGCTGCCTGGGCTACGTCGCCCGCGCCAGCGGCCTCGCCCTGGACGCCCGCATCGCCCACCCCTTCGCCCCGCACGGGCAACCGGCCAAAGTCCCCGTGCACACCAGCGGCGACGTCCTGGCCCGCTTCCTCGTCCGCGCCGAGGAGATC of Streptomyces phaeolivaceus contains these proteins:
- a CDS encoding hydrogenase large subunit, giving the protein MRTVQDVPAAELPKRAEVLLRDGHRLALLAAHHDADAVRLVYLFVSGPPDTRIELHVRLDPARPEVPSLAHLSFPAGRFEREMHDLHGIVPLDHPQPRRLVRHFHWPKGWYPMHPDAGNPPAFGEQEGPYPFLEVTGDGVYEIPVGPVHAGIIEPGHFRFSVVGETILKLKARLWFVHKGIEKLFQGRSIVAGLPLAERISGDTAVGHALAYCLAVEEATGTTVPEQAQCARALLLELERLHNHVADLGMLCNDVGYGILNAHAQRVREHLLRLNHTVTGHRLLRGGVVPGGSALHHLPGRNQMDAIGADIHEIVRLALGHSTVHDRFTGTAILPTQAARDIGCLGYVARASGLALDARIAHPFAPHGQPAKVPVHTSGDVLARFLVRAEEIDTSLTLIGELTDCVATGAVHGPPADPGEGPRSGVALVEGWRGTIATRVELAADGTLKRVKPVDPSFFNWPALPVALKDTIVPDFPLTNKSFNLSYAGNDL